In Alteromonas sp. V450, the following proteins share a genomic window:
- the serC gene encoding 3-phosphoserine/phosphohydroxythreonine transaminase has product MKEVFNFSAGPAMLPKEVMEKAQSEFTNWRDLGCSVMEVSHRGKDFIEIAAKAEQDLRDLLSIPSNYHVLFTHGGGRGQFAAVPLNLSTVNDTSLHLVSGSWSKGAVDEANKYNRAVVVGEVSEKDGLHYIAPPQLSDIDQSAAYYHFCPNETVDGIAFDWLPESGKVPLVSDMSSTILSQPLDVAKHGVIYAGAQKNIGPSGLSVVIVREDLVGKARKETPSIFDYALAAKSDSMYNTPPTFSWYLAGLVFEWLKDMGGVDAMAKRNAEKAALLYSAIDSSDFYSSKVHPDNRSKMNVPFHLANTELDGLFLKQSQEAGLLALKGHRSVGGMRASIYNAMPVEGIVALVEFMREFERVNG; this is encoded by the coding sequence ATGAAAGAGGTTTTTAACTTTAGTGCTGGCCCCGCCATGCTTCCAAAAGAAGTCATGGAAAAAGCACAATCAGAATTTACAAATTGGCGCGACCTAGGCTGCTCTGTAATGGAAGTGAGCCACCGTGGCAAAGACTTCATTGAGATAGCCGCAAAAGCAGAACAGGACTTACGCGACCTACTATCTATTCCGTCAAACTACCATGTGCTGTTCACGCACGGTGGTGGGCGAGGGCAATTTGCAGCTGTTCCTCTTAACTTATCTACTGTCAATGACACTAGTCTGCATTTAGTCAGTGGCTCTTGGTCAAAGGGAGCAGTAGACGAAGCAAATAAATACAATCGTGCCGTTGTTGTAGGTGAAGTATCTGAAAAAGATGGCCTACATTATATTGCGCCACCTCAGTTGAGCGACATAGACCAGTCAGCCGCGTATTACCATTTTTGTCCAAATGAAACCGTTGACGGAATTGCTTTCGATTGGCTACCAGAGTCGGGCAAGGTGCCACTGGTTTCTGATATGTCTTCGACAATATTGTCTCAGCCGTTAGATGTAGCAAAGCATGGCGTCATATACGCCGGCGCACAAAAGAATATCGGCCCAAGTGGCTTATCAGTTGTAATTGTTCGCGAAGACTTAGTTGGCAAAGCACGCAAAGAAACGCCGTCAATTTTTGATTATGCATTAGCGGCAAAGTCTGACTCTATGTACAACACACCGCCAACGTTCTCATGGTATTTAGCGGGGCTTGTATTTGAATGGCTTAAAGATATGGGCGGCGTAGACGCTATGGCTAAACGCAATGCTGAAAAGGCAGCGTTATTATATTCAGCCATCGACAGCTCTGACTTTTATTCAAGCAAAGTTCACCCTGACAACCGTTCAAAAATGAACGTGCCGTTTCATTTAGCCAATACCGAACTTGATGGGCTGTTCCTTAAGCAGTCACAAGAAGCAGGGTTACTTGCACTTAAAGGGCATCGTTCAGTAGGGGGCATGCGTGCCAGTATTTACAATGCAATGCCAGTAGAGGGCATTGTTGCGCTAGTTGAATTTATGCGCGAATTTGAAAGAGTGAATGGATAA
- the gyrA gene encoding DNA topoisomerase (ATP-hydrolyzing) subunit A → MSDNAKEILPVNIEEELKNSYLDYAMSVIVGRALPDVRDGLKPVHRRVLFAMNELKNDFNKPYKKSARVVGDVIGKYHPHGDSAVYDTIVRMAQPFSLRYMLVDGQGNFGSVDGDSAAAMRYTEVRMAKIAHELLADLDKETVDFVPNYDGTEHIPEVLPTKVPNLLVNGSSGIAVGMATNIPPHNLTEVINGCVALIQDPSITIDDLMTHIPGPDFPTAAMISGRKGIEDAYRTGRGKIYLRAKAEIETDSNGKETIVVHEIPYQVNKARLIEKIAELVKEKRIEGVSALRDESDKDGMRIVIEVKRNESAEVLLNHLYANTQLQTVFGINMVALDNGQPKVFNLKETLEAFILHRREVVTRRTVFELRKARDRAHILEGLAIALANIDPIIELIKASQSPADAKKSLVAQGWDLGDVAQMLERAGDDAARPDWLMPEFGIRDGKYYLTEQQAQAILDLRLHKLTGLEHEKILEEYKQLLEIIAELLHILNSPERLMEVIQEELEKVRDEFGDERRTEITAASHDIDIEDLIEQEDVVVTLSREGYVKYQKLTDYEAQRRGGRGKSATKMKDEDFIERLLVANTHDHILCFSTRGRLYWLKVYQLPFASRNARGRPIVNILPLEENERITAILPIKEFEEGKFVLMATANGTVKKTDLSLYSRPRSSGIIAVNLNEGDELIGVDITHGDDDIMLFSDAGKVVRFNEKLRDSETGEVKRDPETGEELLALRPMGRTATGVRGIRLQDGQKVVSLIVPKGDGPILTATENGFGKRTPLEDYPAKSRATQGVVSIKVSERNGKVVGAVQVDETNEIMLISDQGTLVRTRVGEVSVVGRNTQGVRLIRTVEGEHVVGLQRIEEVEELQEFDEDGNPIISDDAPEQAETAVQEQENTAEDGDGSTTEE, encoded by the coding sequence ATGTCTGATAACGCTAAAGAAATCCTCCCCGTTAATATTGAGGAAGAGTTAAAAAATTCTTACCTTGATTACGCGATGAGCGTTATTGTCGGGCGAGCCTTGCCTGATGTAAGAGATGGCTTGAAGCCAGTGCACCGTCGTGTGCTGTTCGCAATGAACGAACTGAAAAACGACTTTAACAAGCCATACAAAAAATCTGCCCGTGTGGTAGGTGACGTAATTGGTAAATATCACCCTCACGGTGACTCTGCAGTTTACGACACTATTGTTCGTATGGCGCAACCGTTCTCACTTCGTTATATGCTAGTAGACGGTCAGGGTAACTTCGGATCAGTAGACGGCGACTCAGCTGCTGCGATGCGTTATACCGAAGTTCGCATGGCAAAAATCGCGCACGAATTACTCGCCGATTTAGATAAAGAAACCGTTGATTTCGTACCTAACTACGATGGTACAGAGCATATCCCTGAAGTGTTGCCAACGAAGGTGCCTAACCTTCTTGTTAATGGCTCGTCGGGTATCGCGGTTGGTATGGCAACGAATATTCCGCCTCATAACCTAACCGAAGTGATCAACGGTTGCGTAGCGTTGATTCAAGATCCATCAATAACCATTGATGATCTAATGACCCACATTCCAGGTCCTGACTTCCCAACGGCAGCAATGATCAGCGGTCGCAAAGGTATTGAAGATGCGTATCGCACAGGTCGCGGTAAAATCTATCTTCGTGCTAAAGCGGAAATTGAGACTGACAGCAACGGCAAAGAAACCATTGTTGTTCACGAGATCCCTTACCAGGTTAACAAGGCGCGTCTTATTGAAAAGATTGCTGAACTGGTAAAAGAAAAACGCATTGAAGGCGTTTCTGCACTGCGCGATGAGTCTGATAAAGACGGTATGCGTATTGTTATCGAAGTTAAACGCAACGAATCTGCCGAAGTCCTACTGAATCATTTATACGCGAATACCCAGCTTCAAACGGTATTCGGTATTAACATGGTTGCGCTTGATAACGGTCAGCCAAAGGTATTTAACCTTAAAGAAACGCTTGAAGCGTTTATCCTTCACCGTCGTGAAGTGGTTACTCGTCGTACTGTTTTTGAATTACGTAAAGCCCGTGACCGTGCTCATATCCTTGAAGGTTTGGCAATCGCGCTTGCAAATATCGACCCGATTATCGAGTTGATTAAAGCGTCACAAAGCCCAGCAGATGCCAAGAAATCGCTTGTGGCACAAGGTTGGGACTTAGGCGACGTAGCACAAATGCTTGAGCGCGCAGGCGATGACGCTGCACGCCCTGACTGGCTAATGCCAGAATTTGGTATTCGCGACGGCAAGTACTACCTTACTGAGCAGCAAGCGCAAGCTATTCTTGACCTGCGCTTACACAAGCTAACGGGCCTTGAGCACGAGAAAATTCTAGAAGAATATAAGCAACTTCTAGAGATCATCGCAGAGCTTCTTCACATCCTAAATAGCCCAGAGCGCTTGATGGAAGTGATTCAAGAAGAACTTGAAAAAGTGCGTGATGAATTTGGTGATGAGCGTCGTACTGAAATTACGGCAGCAAGTCACGATATCGATATTGAAGATCTTATTGAGCAAGAAGACGTTGTTGTAACGCTTTCTCGCGAAGGGTATGTGAAATATCAAAAGCTTACAGACTACGAAGCACAGCGTCGTGGTGGCCGTGGTAAATCAGCAACCAAGATGAAAGATGAAGATTTCATTGAAAGGTTACTGGTAGCGAATACCCACGATCACATACTTTGCTTCTCAACCCGTGGTCGCTTGTACTGGTTGAAAGTGTATCAATTGCCGTTTGCTAGCCGTAATGCGCGCGGACGCCCAATCGTTAACATTCTACCGCTTGAAGAAAACGAACGTATTACTGCTATTCTTCCTATTAAAGAATTTGAAGAAGGCAAGTTTGTACTGATGGCAACGGCAAACGGTACAGTTAAAAAGACTGACCTAAGCCTATACTCTCGCCCTCGTTCAAGCGGTATTATCGCTGTTAACCTAAATGAAGGTGATGAGCTAATTGGTGTTGATATTACCCACGGTGATGACGACATCATGTTGTTCTCTGACGCGGGTAAAGTAGTTCGCTTTAACGAGAAGCTTCGCGACAGCGAAACCGGTGAAGTTAAGCGTGACCCAGAGACGGGTGAAGAGCTTCTGGCACTTCGTCCAATGGGAAGAACGGCAACAGGTGTTCGCGGTATTCGTCTGCAAGATGGACAAAAAGTGGTATCACTTATTGTTCCAAAAGGCGACGGCCCAATCCTAACAGCGACAGAGAATGGTTTCGGTAAGCGTACTCCGCTTGAAGATTACCCTGCGAAGAGCCGTGCGACACAAGGTGTTGTGTCAATCAAGGTGTCTGAGCGTAACGGTAAAGTGGTTGGTGCGGTTCAGGTAGACGAGACCAACGAAATTATGCTTATTAGTGACCAAGGTACACTGGTTCGTACCCGTGTAGGCGAAGTGTCAGTAGTAGGCCGTAACACACAGGGCGTTCGCTTGATACGTACAGTAGAAGGTGAGCACGTTGTAGGGTTACAGCGTATTGAAGAAGTGGAAGAGTTACAAGAATTCGACGAAGACGGTAACCCAATCATTTCAGACGATGCGCCAGAACAAGCAGAAACTGCTGTTCAAGAGCAAGAGAACACCGCAGAAGACGGTGACGGCTCAACGACAGAAGAGTAG
- the ubiG gene encoding bifunctional 2-polyprenyl-6-hydroxyphenol methylase/3-demethylubiquinol 3-O-methyltransferase UbiG → MTNVDQQEINKFSELASRWWDPEGEFKPLHLINPLRLDFINQHSKGLFDKSVVDIGCGGGILAESMARAGATVTGLDMAEASLEVAKLHGLESGVKVDYVCSTAEAFAEANAGKFDVVTCMEMLEHVPEPASVVMACAKLVKPGGHVFFSTLNRNLKSYLMGIVGAEYILKLVPKGTHDHSKFIKPSELMSMTDNAGLLPRDMTGLHMDPISQGFYLSSNNVDVNYLLYTEAQS, encoded by the coding sequence ATGACGAATGTCGATCAACAAGAAATTAATAAGTTCTCAGAGCTCGCTTCTCGCTGGTGGGATCCAGAGGGAGAGTTTAAGCCATTACACCTTATAAACCCGCTTCGTTTAGATTTTATAAACCAACACAGCAAAGGCTTGTTTGATAAAAGCGTTGTTGACATCGGCTGTGGCGGCGGCATTTTAGCAGAATCGATGGCACGTGCGGGAGCAACAGTGACAGGTTTAGATATGGCTGAGGCGTCGTTAGAAGTGGCAAAACTTCACGGTTTAGAATCGGGCGTTAAGGTTGATTACGTATGCTCTACGGCTGAAGCGTTTGCAGAAGCAAATGCAGGTAAGTTTGACGTAGTTACCTGTATGGAAATGCTAGAACACGTGCCTGAGCCAGCTTCTGTAGTTATGGCCTGTGCTAAATTAGTCAAACCCGGCGGCCATGTTTTCTTTTCCACACTTAATCGGAATCTCAAATCTTATCTGATGGGGATCGTAGGTGCGGAATATATTCTTAAATTAGTGCCTAAAGGAACTCACGATCACAGCAAGTTCATCAAACCGTCTGAACTTATGTCGATGACCGACAATGCCGGCCTGCTTCCACGCGACATGACAGGTTTGCACATGGACCCAATTTCGCAGGGCTTTTATCTTTCGTCTAATAATGTAGACGTTAACTACTTGCTATATACAGAAGCGCAAAGTTAA